A region from the Prosthecobacter algae genome encodes:
- a CDS encoding recombinase family protein, with translation MDGKFIAYYRVSTAQQGKSGLGLDAQREAVKSYLNGGRWELAGEFTEVESGKRKNRPQLAAALAACKKQKAKLVIAKLDRLARNLHFISGLMESKTDFVAVDNPTTNRLTVHILAAVAEEEARAISSRTKAALASAKARGVKLGTHGAILGAENHAKAKETALMLKPVLDEMTAAGVTTVRGIADALNARKIPTPTGKSWHSTSVHRLLKRLETLAN, from the coding sequence ATGGACGGCAAATTCATCGCCTATTATCGAGTTTCGACAGCCCAGCAGGGCAAAAGCGGCCTTGGGCTGGATGCCCAGCGCGAAGCCGTGAAAAGCTACCTGAACGGGGGCCGCTGGGAACTGGCTGGCGAGTTCACAGAGGTAGAGAGCGGCAAACGCAAAAACCGCCCTCAACTGGCGGCAGCTCTTGCGGCGTGCAAAAAGCAAAAGGCCAAGCTCGTGATTGCCAAGCTGGACAGGCTGGCGCGAAACCTTCACTTCATCTCTGGTCTGATGGAGTCCAAAACTGATTTTGTCGCCGTGGACAATCCGACTACCAACCGCCTCACGGTTCACATTCTCGCCGCCGTGGCAGAGGAAGAAGCCCGCGCTATTTCCTCCCGCACGAAAGCGGCCCTTGCCAGCGCCAAGGCTCGCGGCGTGAAGCTCGGCACGCATGGGGCCATCTTGGGCGCTGAAAACCACGCCAAAGCCAAAGAAACAGCCCTCATGTTGAAGCCCGTGCTGGATGAGATGACAGCCGCAGGCGTTACTACGGTGCGCGGGATTGCCGATGCCCTGAACGCTCGCAAAATCCCGACTCCCACGGGTAAAAGCTGGCACTCCACCAGCGTTCACCGCCTCTTGAAGCGTCTGGAAACGCTGGCGAATTGA
- a CDS encoding abortive infection family protein, with the protein MQQGISHALARVVGNILGRYYYSHREIHALLCGAGARTNPPEGNPNCENEITRWLLQESERDPGAAVVILGKILEEFMECDFTRNLHTDEDKAKEKTRLIQFLADNGMSYAKGGKLLTAGIGASSKTLIEHIKEGNFAEIEIEVERALKTVDQDPPAAVTAACSLLESLCKAYIEDESLAWPTSKTLSPLWSVTAKHIGLSPDQLHDQDLKRILSGLFSIVEGIAAFRTHAGSAHGREKGAYRISPRHARFSVNAAHTLASFVMETWKARKEAKS; encoded by the coding sequence ATGCAGCAAGGCATTTCTCACGCACTGGCCCGAGTGGTTGGCAACATCTTGGGACGCTACTATTACAGCCACCGTGAAATCCATGCTCTTCTTTGTGGGGCGGGCGCGAGGACCAACCCGCCAGAAGGAAACCCCAACTGTGAGAATGAAATCACACGCTGGCTTTTGCAGGAAAGCGAACGTGATCCTGGAGCCGCTGTAGTCATTCTCGGCAAAATCTTGGAAGAATTCATGGAGTGCGACTTCACGCGTAATCTCCACACAGATGAAGACAAGGCGAAAGAGAAAACGCGCCTGATTCAGTTCTTGGCAGACAATGGCATGTCATACGCCAAGGGCGGCAAGCTTCTCACGGCTGGAATTGGAGCCTCTTCTAAAACACTGATTGAGCACATCAAAGAGGGCAACTTCGCGGAAATCGAAATAGAGGTCGAACGAGCGCTAAAAACCGTGGATCAAGACCCACCCGCTGCCGTGACGGCGGCTTGCAGTTTGTTGGAATCTCTGTGCAAAGCATACATTGAGGACGAGTCTTTGGCTTGGCCTACAAGCAAAACTCTTTCACCGCTTTGGAGCGTGACAGCCAAGCATATTGGCTTGTCACCGGATCAACTACACGATCAAGATTTGAAGCGGATTCTTTCTGGCCTTTTCAGCATCGTTGAAGGCATTGCCGCCTTTAGAACCCATGCCGGGAGCGCCCACGGAAGGGAAAAGGGTGCCTACCGAATCTCTCCCCGTCATGCGCGATTTTCAGTGAATGCGGCGCACACCCTCGCCTCGTTTGTCATGGAGACATGGAAAGCCCGAAAAGAAGCAAAATCATGA
- a CDS encoding site-specific integrase: MKPSKMYLQKRPENGVWYFRRPIPKDLRDFVNFGNRREFVISLKTDKLPDARKAHHGLWMESERLLEEAKQRKKAAGDENVFTESQRENPGAKDSLKRRPVEQFSRAELVTLAHRWFAGEWQAWLDKYQKRPALMNGTERQQEAEKLETEIEALISGEVFQEQRLAALRRQIIEDAGGYMTLRRSHSAWDAYAEFGSLILEGTLAVRRLAVAFLRTGQPPAMEHLALRLAPMVKDAAKAASSVSLDSLIERFSKDPKRNDLKPKTRDEFALVCGVLREMLGTETPIAAITREQMREIQELYMQLPAHAGTLYPGKTLRESVAQAKREGKEPMARATFNKRMTMISGLFRFAVKELLLAQSPADGLALEGEAKTEGEKSFSADELNRIFAGEVYQRFANQPDAAFTVNHPLRPHEYWSPLIALFEGMRMEEILQLLPSDITEADGVKCIRIREGEEQSLKTKQSVRTIPIHPELERLGFLRYVESVRQSEATELFPDATRGKTYGNRSHNYSKRFNRYLWDVGVKQGRSQCFHSLRHTFTDAMREAEIPQDALRRLGGWTDKSSAETSYGGRLLPYLARHLERVKYEGLNLSHLPRPRIKATVRAKLPERV, encoded by the coding sequence ATGAAGCCCTCGAAAATGTATCTCCAAAAGCGCCCTGAAAATGGCGTCTGGTATTTCCGCCGTCCCATTCCAAAGGACTTGCGGGACTTCGTAAACTTTGGGAACCGGCGTGAGTTCGTGATTTCCCTCAAGACAGACAAGCTGCCGGATGCGCGGAAGGCGCACCACGGCCTATGGATGGAATCAGAGCGCCTGCTTGAAGAAGCGAAGCAGCGAAAGAAGGCGGCAGGCGATGAAAACGTTTTCACCGAAAGCCAGCGCGAGAATCCGGGCGCAAAGGACAGTTTGAAGCGGCGGCCCGTAGAGCAGTTCTCACGCGCTGAACTGGTGACGCTGGCGCACCGCTGGTTTGCTGGCGAGTGGCAAGCATGGCTGGACAAATACCAAAAGCGCCCCGCGCTGATGAATGGCACAGAACGCCAGCAGGAGGCGGAGAAGCTGGAAACGGAGATTGAAGCCCTGATTTCCGGCGAAGTGTTCCAAGAACAACGCTTGGCAGCACTACGGCGGCAGATCATCGAAGATGCAGGCGGCTACATGACACTTCGCCGCTCGCATTCGGCATGGGATGCCTACGCGGAGTTCGGGAGCCTGATTTTAGAGGGCACTCTTGCCGTGCGAAGGCTCGCAGTCGCATTTCTCCGCACGGGCCAGCCTCCCGCTATGGAGCACCTGGCTTTGAGGCTTGCGCCGATGGTCAAGGATGCCGCAAAAGCCGCTTCTTCCGTCTCGCTGGATTCCCTGATTGAACGATTCAGCAAAGACCCAAAGCGCAACGATTTGAAGCCAAAGACACGGGACGAATTTGCCCTGGTGTGTGGCGTGCTCCGCGAAATGTTGGGGACAGAAACGCCGATAGCGGCCATCACTCGCGAGCAGATGCGGGAGATTCAGGAGCTTTACATGCAGCTTCCCGCGCACGCTGGCACGCTCTACCCTGGAAAGACGTTGCGGGAATCCGTGGCGCAGGCGAAACGTGAAGGCAAGGAGCCGATGGCGAGGGCTACTTTCAACAAGCGCATGACGATGATTTCCGGCCTGTTCAGGTTTGCCGTGAAGGAACTGCTTCTTGCGCAAAGCCCAGCGGATGGCCTCGCCCTGGAAGGCGAAGCAAAGACCGAAGGGGAAAAGTCATTTTCCGCAGACGAATTGAACCGCATCTTTGCAGGCGAGGTTTATCAACGATTTGCCAACCAGCCAGACGCGGCTTTCACGGTGAACCATCCTTTGCGCCCGCATGAGTATTGGTCGCCTTTGATTGCTCTCTTTGAGGGAATGCGCATGGAGGAAATCTTGCAACTTCTGCCCTCTGACATCACGGAAGCAGACGGCGTGAAGTGCATTCGGATTCGTGAAGGTGAAGAGCAGTCATTGAAGACAAAACAGAGCGTTCGCACCATTCCTATTCACCCGGAACTGGAGCGCCTGGGATTCCTTCGCTATGTGGAGTCTGTCAGGCAATCAGAGGCCACAGAGCTTTTCCCGGATGCCACACGCGGCAAGACGTATGGAAACCGCTCTCACAACTACTCGAAGCGCTTCAATCGCTACTTGTGGGATGTGGGCGTGAAACAGGGTCGCAGCCAGTGCTTCCACTCTCTCCGGCACACGTTCACCGATGCAATGCGCGAGGCGGAAATTCCACAGGATGCGTTGCGGAGGCTTGGAGGCTGGACAGACAAGAGCAGCGCTGAAACGTCCTATGGCGGGCGCTTGCTGCCCTATCTGGCACGTCACCTTGAACGCGTGAAATACGAGGGGCTGAACCTCTCTCACCTGCCACGCCCCCGCATCAAGGCCACCGTGCGGGCAAAGCTGCCGGAAAGAGTGTGA
- the ffh gene encoding signal recognition particle protein codes for MFSALTDKLEDAFRKLRGLGKISESNVSDAMREIRLALLEADVDFKVTKDLVEAVKTRALGEEVLKTVTPGQQIVKIFHDELEKILGGGASELDLGPPQRILMVGLNGAGKTTTSAKLANWLKKQGKRPLLIALDLYRPAAVTQLQVLGQQLGVPVCVPAAGETDVVRATRAALAWLDQQGSGVAIFDTAGRQEVDDALLSELKKVRDLVQPNETLLVADAATGQQAVAVASKFHETVTITGLIMTKLDGDARGGALLSMRQVTGCPVKFIGVGEKVDQLEVFHPDRMAQRILGMGDVVSLVEKAAQEIDEKDAMKMMRRLEENKFDFNDFLGQLRFMKKLGPLEGLLGMIPGMNKLKGMPGVDDKRMKHVEAIILSMTPKERSKPDIINGSRRKRIAKGCGRPVVEINQLLKQFEMMRGLMKNKSAMAQMASGLFGGGGPGGMPQMPKGMMPGGKLPKSKFGKGFRLGG; via the coding sequence ATGTTTTCTGCCCTCACTGACAAACTCGAAGATGCCTTCCGCAAGCTGCGCGGTCTGGGCAAGATCAGCGAATCCAACGTCTCCGATGCGATGCGGGAGATCCGTCTCGCCTTGCTGGAAGCGGATGTGGATTTCAAGGTCACCAAGGACCTGGTTGAGGCCGTCAAAACGCGGGCTCTGGGGGAAGAGGTGCTCAAGACCGTGACGCCTGGGCAGCAGATCGTTAAAATCTTCCACGACGAGTTGGAGAAAATCCTCGGCGGTGGAGCGTCCGAACTGGATCTGGGTCCACCGCAGCGCATCCTGATGGTCGGTTTGAACGGGGCAGGGAAGACCACCACCTCCGCCAAATTGGCCAATTGGTTGAAAAAGCAGGGCAAACGCCCGTTGCTCATCGCCCTCGACCTTTACCGTCCGGCTGCGGTGACCCAGCTCCAGGTTCTCGGCCAGCAGCTCGGCGTGCCTGTTTGCGTGCCAGCCGCTGGTGAGACGGATGTCGTTCGCGCCACCCGTGCCGCTTTGGCCTGGCTGGATCAGCAGGGCAGTGGTGTTGCCATTTTCGATACTGCGGGTCGCCAAGAAGTGGATGATGCTTTGCTGAGCGAGCTCAAAAAGGTTCGTGACCTGGTGCAGCCGAATGAAACTCTGCTGGTGGCCGATGCGGCTACGGGGCAGCAGGCAGTCGCTGTCGCCTCAAAATTCCATGAGACGGTGACCATCACCGGCCTCATCATGACCAAGCTGGACGGCGATGCCCGTGGCGGTGCGCTGCTTTCCATGCGCCAGGTCACGGGATGCCCGGTCAAGTTCATCGGTGTCGGTGAAAAGGTGGATCAGCTCGAAGTCTTCCACCCGGACCGCATGGCCCAGCGCATTCTCGGCATGGGCGATGTCGTCTCCTTGGTGGAGAAGGCCGCGCAGGAGATTGACGAAAAGGACGCCATGAAAATGATGCGTCGTCTGGAGGAGAACAAATTCGACTTCAATGACTTCCTCGGCCAGCTCCGCTTCATGAAAAAGCTGGGGCCTCTTGAGGGCCTGCTCGGCATGATTCCAGGCATGAACAAGCTGAAGGGCATGCCCGGTGTGGATGACAAGCGCATGAAGCATGTGGAGGCGATCATCCTTTCCATGACGCCCAAGGAACGTTCCAAGCCCGACATCATCAATGGCAGCCGCCGCAAGCGCATCGCCAAAGGCTGTGGCCGGCCCGTGGTGGAGATCAATCAGCTCCTCAAGCAGTTCGAGATGATGCGAGGCCTGATGAAGAACAAGAGCGCCATGGCCCAGATGGCCAGTGGTCTCTTTGGCGGTGGCGGCCCTGGCGGCATGCCTCAGATGCCGAAAGGCATGATGCCTGGTGGCAAGCTGCCGAAGAGCAAGTTTGGCAAAGGCTTCCGCCTGGGCGGTTAG
- a CDS encoding histidine phosphatase family protein yields the protein MPWNLDRFLALDDGNGALKSHLPNHPTQLYLIRHGEVEERYHQVFGGSRIDMELSSLGQQHGAAVARWLADTPLDALYASPMVRVQQTLAPLAAAKGLQPILVPDLREVDFGDWTGYRWDGIQEHFGVSAFDWLEIIENPGIPNGETAAALAQRVQPALLKILQENPHRRVAIFCHGGIIRVILALLMEQPLKYMAHFNIEYGSLSIVEVQPEKKHAVEIELLNFCPPLAS from the coding sequence ATGCCCTGGAACCTTGATCGTTTCCTGGCTTTGGACGATGGAAACGGCGCTTTGAAATCGCACCTGCCCAACCATCCTACCCAGCTCTATCTCATCCGTCATGGCGAGGTGGAGGAGCGTTACCACCAAGTCTTTGGTGGCAGCCGCATTGACATGGAGCTTTCATCCCTCGGGCAGCAGCATGGGGCCGCCGTGGCTCGCTGGCTGGCGGATACTCCCTTGGATGCCCTTTACGCCAGCCCGATGGTCCGCGTGCAGCAGACGCTGGCCCCTCTGGCCGCTGCCAAAGGGCTGCAGCCCATCCTTGTGCCGGATCTGCGCGAGGTGGATTTTGGCGACTGGACGGGGTACCGCTGGGACGGCATCCAGGAGCATTTTGGTGTGAGCGCCTTTGATTGGCTGGAGATCATTGAGAATCCGGGCATCCCGAACGGCGAAACAGCCGCAGCTTTGGCCCAGCGTGTGCAGCCAGCGCTGCTCAAAATCCTTCAGGAAAACCCACATCGTCGGGTGGCCATCTTTTGTCATGGCGGCATCATCCGGGTCATCCTGGCCCTGTTGATGGAACAGCCCTTGAAATACATGGCCCATTTTAACATTGAGTACGGCAGTCTTAGCATCGTCGAGGTGCAGCCTGAAAAGAAACACGCGGTCGAGATCGAGCTGCTGAACTTTTGCCCGCCATTGGCATCGTAA